Proteins encoded by one window of Brienomyrus brachyistius isolate T26 chromosome 1, BBRACH_0.4, whole genome shotgun sequence:
- the ptprz1a gene encoding receptor-type tyrosine-protein phosphatase zeta isoform X5 → MEMSIKRRYLLFAQLFFICRIADVVHGYFRTQRKFTEDIDWSYAGTLNQKNWAKKYPSCSNAKQSPVDIEEDFIQVKVQFQQLRLEGWQQATPDSTTIHNDGKTVAISLNAEYYISGGGLRSRSRVGRIAFHWGRCNASSDGSEHSLNGVKFPLEMQIYCYEAHKFKSLDDALNDGGKITALSVLFETSPTDNENYEAVIEGVSSVSRYGKSSTLRPFPMLGLLPNQTEKYFTYNGSLTTPPCSETVEWIVFRDTVTISESQLEVFCEVMTMQQAGYVMLMDYLQNNFREQQVQFMGQVYGSYTGTEEVETATCSSEPQNVQADPYNYTSMLVTWERPRAVYDVNIERYSVTYQSLEGGDPPKLEYLTDGDQDVGAIIQDLLADTSYVVQVVAVCINGLRGRVSDQMIVDMPLDDPESDPVPFSDSTESEDDSKPNPSSAPEESSGSPFHWTSLSSVPATTPWDQQEAINSSRESQVSLLGRGEKDKRTVVPLAVVSSLTVLCLMVLLTILIYWRKCFQTAHFYIEDNMSPRVISTPPTPLLTAADDHEPLSLKQFVKHVADLYSTIGFSQEFEIFKESYQEIQSCTVDLGITSDHSTHPDNKNKNRYINILAYDHSRVRLSVSTDKDGKGGDYINANYVDGFDTPRAYIAAQGPLKSSTEDFWRMVWEQNVGVIVMITNLVEKGRRKCDQYWPLESQEEYGYFLVTLKSTRVLAYYTLRTFTLRNLNVKKGSLKGRGHERTVVQYHYTQWPDMGVPEYTLPVLSFVRKSSQARTADMGPVVVHCSAGVGRTGTYIVLDSMLQQIKERGTVNVLGFLKHIRTQRNYLVQTEEQYVFIHAALVEAILSKETEVFSTHIHSYVSDLLSPRPSSKSQLDKQFKLVTQFDAKGCDYSVALKEGNREKNRIVSLIPVERSRVCLSPVTGETSDYINASYIMGYNQSDEFILTQNPLPSTTSDFWRMVWDHNAQIIVSLPDTQGMAEEEAFYWPSKEQPISCEMFTVTFTGEDHLCLSNEEMLVVQDFILEATQDDYALEVRQYRAPKWPNPDSPISNTFELVNIIKEESGSRDGPMVVHDQHGGVTAATFCALMTLSKQLEMENTINVYQVAKMTSLMRPGVFTDVDQYQFLYNAILSLVSTKEDERALQSTENNGTALSSSNAAESLESLV, encoded by the exons GGACTTTAAACCAAAAGAACTGGGCTAAGAAGTACCCATCCTGTAGCAACGCCAAGCAGTCGCCAGTCGACATTGAGGAGGACTTCATCCAGGTCAAAGTGCAGTTTCAGCAGCTGAGGCTGGAGGGCTGGCAGCAGGCGACCCCagacagcaccaccatccacaacGATGGCAAGACTG TGGCCATCAGCCTGAATGCTGAGTACTatatcagtgggggaggactgAGGTCCAGATCCAGGGTGGGCCGGATCGCCTTCCACTGGGGCAGGTGCAACGCCTCCTCTGACGGCTCTGAGCACAGCCTCAATGGTGTCAAGTTCCCCCTGGAG ATGCAGATCTACTGCTACGAAGCGCACAAGTTCAAGTCCTTAGATGATGCCCTGAATGATGGCGGAAAGATCACTGCCCTGTCTGTCCTGTTTGAG ACCAGCCCGACGGATAACGAGAACTATGAGGCGGTGATTGAAGGGGTGAGCTCTGTGAGCCGATACG GTAAAAGTAGCACCCTGAGGCCGTTTCCCATGCTGGGATTGCTGCCAAACCAGACCGAGAAATACTTCACCTACAATGGCTCCCTGACCACGCCCCCCTGCTCTGAGACTGTGGAGTGGATCGTGTTCAGAGACACCGTGACCATCTCTGAAAGCCAG CTGGAGGTGTTCTGCGAGGTGATGACCATGCAGCAGGCTGGTTACGTCATGCTGATGGACTATCTGCAGAACAACTTCCGCGAGCAGCAGGTCCAGTTCATGGGCCAGGTTTATGGCTCCTACACCGGCACAGAAGAGGTGGAAACAGCGA CTTGCAGCTCAGAGCCCCAGAACGTGCAGGCCGACCCGTACAACTACACGAGCATGCTGGTGACGTGGGAGCGCCCCCGCGCCGTGTACGACGTCAACATCGAGAGGTACTCCGTCACCTACCAGAGCCTGGAGGGAGGGGACCCGCCCAAACTGGAGTACCTCACCGATGGGGACCAGGATGTG GGGGCCATAATCCAGGATCTGCTGGCCGACACCAGCTACGTGGTACAGGTGGTCGCCGTGTGCATCAACGGGCTGCGTGGCCGCGTCAGTGACCAGATGATCGTGGACATGCCCTTGGATGACCCCG AGTCAGATCCAGTTCCCTTCTCAGACTCGACCGAATCAGAAGATGACAGCAAG CCAAACCCATCCAGTGCGCCAGAAGAAAGCTCAGGGAGCCCGTTTCACTGGACCTCTCTGAGCTCGGTTCCAGCCACCACGCCCTGGGACCAGCAAG aAGCCATCAACAGCAGCCGTGAGTCCCAGGTGAGCCTGTTGGGACGGGGGGAGAAGGACAAGCGGACCGtagttcccttggctgtggtgtCCTCGCTCACCGTCCTCTGTTTGATGGTGCTGCTGACAATCCTCATCTACTGGAG GAAGTGCTTCCAGACGGCTCATTTTTATATTGAGGACAATATGTCCCCCCGGGTTATCTCTACTCCACCAACGCCCCTGTTGACGGCTGCAG aTGATCATGAACCTCTGTCTTTGAAGCAGTTTGTCAAACATGTGGCAGATCTCTACAGCACAATCGGTTTCTCCCAAGAGTTTGAG ATATTCAAAGAGTCTTACCAG GAGATCCAGTCATGCACAGTTGATCTGGGAATCACATCGGACCACTCCACTCATCCAGACAACAAGAACAAGAACCGATACATCAACATCTTAGCCT ATGACCACAGTCgagtcagactctcagtcagcACTGACAAAGATGGCAAAGGCGGAGACTACATTAATGCTAACTATGTCGAC GGCTTCGACACTCCCAGGGCCTACATCGCCGCCCAGGGTCCACTCAAATCCAGCACGGAGGATTTCTGGAGGATGGTCTGGGAGCAGAACGTAGGTGTGATTGTCATGATCACCAACTTGGTGGAGAAGGGAAGG AGGAAGTGTGACCAGTACTGGCCACTGGAGAGCCAGGAAGAATACGGCTATTTTCTTGTGACTTTGAAGAGCACCAGAGTCCTGGCCTACTACACCCTCAGGACCTTCACTCTGAGGAACCTCAACGTCAAGAAG GGTTCACTAAAGGGGCGGGGTCATGAGCGGACTGTGGTGCAGTACCACTACACCCAGTGGCCAGACATGGGCGTTCCAGAATACACACTCCCCGTGCTCAGCTTTGTGCGGAAGTCATCTCAGGCCCGAACTGCTGATATGGGCCCCGTGGTGGTTCATTGCAG CGCCGGTGTGGGCAGAACAGGCACATACATTGTCCTGGACAGCATGTTACAGCAGATCAAGGAGCGGGGAACCGTCAATGTCCTGGGATTCCTCAAGCACATACGGACACAGAGGAACTACCTGGTGCAGACTGAG GAGCAGTACGTGTTCATCCATGCCGCTCTGGTGGAGGCCATTCTCAGCAAGGAGacggaggtgttctccacccaCATCCACAGCTACGTCAGCGACCTTCTGAGCCCAAGGCCATCCAGCAAGTCTCAGCTGGACAAGCAATTCAAG TTGGTAACGCAGTTCGATGCTAAAGGATGCGACTACTCAGTAGCTCTGAAGGAGGGCAATAGAGAGAAGAACAGAATCGTATCTCTCATACCTG TGGAGAGGTCCAGAGTGTGTCTGTCTCCAGTGACCGGAGAGACTTCTGACTACATCAACGCCTCTTACATTATG GGCTACAACCAGAGCGATGAGTTCATCCTTACCCAGAacccactgcccagcaccaccaGTGATTTCTGGAGAATGGTGTGGGATCACAATGCCCAGATCATTGTTTCACTGCCAGACACTCAGGGCATG GCTGAAGAAGAGGCATTTTATTGGCCCAGCAAAGAGCAACCAATCAGCTGTGAGATGTTCACAGTCACCTTCACAGGAGAGGATCATTTGTGCCTATCTAATGAGGAGATGCTGGTGGTGCAGGACTTCATCCTTGAAGCTACACAG GATGACTATGCGCTGGAGGTGCGGCAGTACCGTGCACCAAAGTGGCCCAACCCGGACAGTCCCATCAGTAACACCTTTGAGTTGGTCAACATCATCAAAGAGGAGAGTGGGTCTCGAGATGGCCCCATGGTAGTCCATGACCA GCATGGCGGTGTCACTGCAGCGACCTTCTGTGCCTTGATGACTCTGTCAAAGCAGCTGGAGATGGAGAACACCATCAATGTTTATCAGGTGGCTAAGATGACCAGCCTCATGAGACCAGGAGTCTTCACGGATGTA GATCAGTACCAATTCCTCTACAACGCAATCCTGAGTCTCGTTAGCACGAAAGAAGATGAGCGAGCGCTTCAGAGTACAGAGAACAACGGGACTGCTCTCAGCTCCAGCAATGCTGCCGAGAGTTTGGAGTCCCTTGTGTAA
- the ptprz1a gene encoding receptor-type tyrosine-protein phosphatase zeta isoform X6 — protein sequence MEMSIKRRYLLFAQLFFICRIADVVHGYFRTQRKFTEDIDWSYAGTLNQKNWAKKYPSCSNAKQSPVDIEEDFIQVKVQFQQLRLEGWQQATPDSTTIHNDGKTVAISLNAEYYISGGGLRSRSRVGRIAFHWGRCNASSDGSEHSLNGVKFPLEMQIYCYEAHKFKSLDDALNDGGKITALSVLFETSPTDNENYEAVIEGVSSVSRYGKSSTLRPFPMLGLLPNQTEKYFTYNGSLTTPPCSETVEWIVFRDTVTISESQLEVFCEVMTMQQAGYVMLMDYLQNNFREQQVQFMGQVYGSYTGTEEVETATCSSEPQNVQADPYNYTSMLVTWERPRAVYDVNIERYSVTYQSLEGGDPPKLEYLTDGDQDVGAIIQDLLADTSYVVQVVAVCINGLRGRVSDQMIVDMPLDDPEAINSSRESQVSLLGRGEKDKRTVVPLAVVSSLTVLCLMVLLTILIYWRKCFQTAHFYIEDNMSPRVISTPPTPLLTAADDHEPLSLKQFVKHVADLYSTIGFSQEFEIFKESYQEIQSCTVDLGITSDHSTHPDNKNKNRYINILAYDHSRVRLSVSTDKDGKGGDYINANYVDGFDTPRAYIAAQGPLKSSTEDFWRMVWEQNVGVIVMITNLVEKGRRKCDQYWPLESQEEYGYFLVTLKSTRVLAYYTLRTFTLRNLNVKKGSLKGRGHERTVVQYHYTQWPDMGVPEYTLPVLSFVRKSSQARTADMGPVVVHCSAGVGRTGTYIVLDSMLQQIKERGTVNVLGFLKHIRTQRNYLVQTEEQYVFIHAALVEAILSKETEVFSTHIHSYVSDLLSPRPSSKSQLDKQFKLVTQFDAKGCDYSVALKEGNREKNRIVSLIPVERSRVCLSPVTGETSDYINASYIMGYNQSDEFILTQNPLPSTTSDFWRMVWDHNAQIIVSLPDTQGMAEEEAFYWPSKEQPISCEMFTVTFTGEDHLCLSNEEMLVVQDFILEATQDDYALEVRQYRAPKWPNPDSPISNTFELVNIIKEESGSRDGPMVVHDQHGGVTAATFCALMTLSKQLEMENTINVYQVAKMTSLMRPGVFTDVDQYQFLYNAILSLVSTKEDERALQSTENNGTALSSSNAAESLESLV from the exons GGACTTTAAACCAAAAGAACTGGGCTAAGAAGTACCCATCCTGTAGCAACGCCAAGCAGTCGCCAGTCGACATTGAGGAGGACTTCATCCAGGTCAAAGTGCAGTTTCAGCAGCTGAGGCTGGAGGGCTGGCAGCAGGCGACCCCagacagcaccaccatccacaacGATGGCAAGACTG TGGCCATCAGCCTGAATGCTGAGTACTatatcagtgggggaggactgAGGTCCAGATCCAGGGTGGGCCGGATCGCCTTCCACTGGGGCAGGTGCAACGCCTCCTCTGACGGCTCTGAGCACAGCCTCAATGGTGTCAAGTTCCCCCTGGAG ATGCAGATCTACTGCTACGAAGCGCACAAGTTCAAGTCCTTAGATGATGCCCTGAATGATGGCGGAAAGATCACTGCCCTGTCTGTCCTGTTTGAG ACCAGCCCGACGGATAACGAGAACTATGAGGCGGTGATTGAAGGGGTGAGCTCTGTGAGCCGATACG GTAAAAGTAGCACCCTGAGGCCGTTTCCCATGCTGGGATTGCTGCCAAACCAGACCGAGAAATACTTCACCTACAATGGCTCCCTGACCACGCCCCCCTGCTCTGAGACTGTGGAGTGGATCGTGTTCAGAGACACCGTGACCATCTCTGAAAGCCAG CTGGAGGTGTTCTGCGAGGTGATGACCATGCAGCAGGCTGGTTACGTCATGCTGATGGACTATCTGCAGAACAACTTCCGCGAGCAGCAGGTCCAGTTCATGGGCCAGGTTTATGGCTCCTACACCGGCACAGAAGAGGTGGAAACAGCGA CTTGCAGCTCAGAGCCCCAGAACGTGCAGGCCGACCCGTACAACTACACGAGCATGCTGGTGACGTGGGAGCGCCCCCGCGCCGTGTACGACGTCAACATCGAGAGGTACTCCGTCACCTACCAGAGCCTGGAGGGAGGGGACCCGCCCAAACTGGAGTACCTCACCGATGGGGACCAGGATGTG GGGGCCATAATCCAGGATCTGCTGGCCGACACCAGCTACGTGGTACAGGTGGTCGCCGTGTGCATCAACGGGCTGCGTGGCCGCGTCAGTGACCAGATGATCGTGGACATGCCCTTGGATGACCCCG aAGCCATCAACAGCAGCCGTGAGTCCCAGGTGAGCCTGTTGGGACGGGGGGAGAAGGACAAGCGGACCGtagttcccttggctgtggtgtCCTCGCTCACCGTCCTCTGTTTGATGGTGCTGCTGACAATCCTCATCTACTGGAG GAAGTGCTTCCAGACGGCTCATTTTTATATTGAGGACAATATGTCCCCCCGGGTTATCTCTACTCCACCAACGCCCCTGTTGACGGCTGCAG aTGATCATGAACCTCTGTCTTTGAAGCAGTTTGTCAAACATGTGGCAGATCTCTACAGCACAATCGGTTTCTCCCAAGAGTTTGAG ATATTCAAAGAGTCTTACCAG GAGATCCAGTCATGCACAGTTGATCTGGGAATCACATCGGACCACTCCACTCATCCAGACAACAAGAACAAGAACCGATACATCAACATCTTAGCCT ATGACCACAGTCgagtcagactctcagtcagcACTGACAAAGATGGCAAAGGCGGAGACTACATTAATGCTAACTATGTCGAC GGCTTCGACACTCCCAGGGCCTACATCGCCGCCCAGGGTCCACTCAAATCCAGCACGGAGGATTTCTGGAGGATGGTCTGGGAGCAGAACGTAGGTGTGATTGTCATGATCACCAACTTGGTGGAGAAGGGAAGG AGGAAGTGTGACCAGTACTGGCCACTGGAGAGCCAGGAAGAATACGGCTATTTTCTTGTGACTTTGAAGAGCACCAGAGTCCTGGCCTACTACACCCTCAGGACCTTCACTCTGAGGAACCTCAACGTCAAGAAG GGTTCACTAAAGGGGCGGGGTCATGAGCGGACTGTGGTGCAGTACCACTACACCCAGTGGCCAGACATGGGCGTTCCAGAATACACACTCCCCGTGCTCAGCTTTGTGCGGAAGTCATCTCAGGCCCGAACTGCTGATATGGGCCCCGTGGTGGTTCATTGCAG CGCCGGTGTGGGCAGAACAGGCACATACATTGTCCTGGACAGCATGTTACAGCAGATCAAGGAGCGGGGAACCGTCAATGTCCTGGGATTCCTCAAGCACATACGGACACAGAGGAACTACCTGGTGCAGACTGAG GAGCAGTACGTGTTCATCCATGCCGCTCTGGTGGAGGCCATTCTCAGCAAGGAGacggaggtgttctccacccaCATCCACAGCTACGTCAGCGACCTTCTGAGCCCAAGGCCATCCAGCAAGTCTCAGCTGGACAAGCAATTCAAG TTGGTAACGCAGTTCGATGCTAAAGGATGCGACTACTCAGTAGCTCTGAAGGAGGGCAATAGAGAGAAGAACAGAATCGTATCTCTCATACCTG TGGAGAGGTCCAGAGTGTGTCTGTCTCCAGTGACCGGAGAGACTTCTGACTACATCAACGCCTCTTACATTATG GGCTACAACCAGAGCGATGAGTTCATCCTTACCCAGAacccactgcccagcaccaccaGTGATTTCTGGAGAATGGTGTGGGATCACAATGCCCAGATCATTGTTTCACTGCCAGACACTCAGGGCATG GCTGAAGAAGAGGCATTTTATTGGCCCAGCAAAGAGCAACCAATCAGCTGTGAGATGTTCACAGTCACCTTCACAGGAGAGGATCATTTGTGCCTATCTAATGAGGAGATGCTGGTGGTGCAGGACTTCATCCTTGAAGCTACACAG GATGACTATGCGCTGGAGGTGCGGCAGTACCGTGCACCAAAGTGGCCCAACCCGGACAGTCCCATCAGTAACACCTTTGAGTTGGTCAACATCATCAAAGAGGAGAGTGGGTCTCGAGATGGCCCCATGGTAGTCCATGACCA GCATGGCGGTGTCACTGCAGCGACCTTCTGTGCCTTGATGACTCTGTCAAAGCAGCTGGAGATGGAGAACACCATCAATGTTTATCAGGTGGCTAAGATGACCAGCCTCATGAGACCAGGAGTCTTCACGGATGTA GATCAGTACCAATTCCTCTACAACGCAATCCTGAGTCTCGTTAGCACGAAAGAAGATGAGCGAGCGCTTCAGAGTACAGAGAACAACGGGACTGCTCTCAGCTCCAGCAATGCTGCCGAGAGTTTGGAGTCCCTTGTGTAA